The Castanea sativa cultivar Marrone di Chiusa Pesio chromosome 11, ASM4071231v1 genome contains a region encoding:
- the LOC142616081 gene encoding uncharacterized protein LOC142616081 produces MKGYLERKDLRGGGFQGIRPKQDFTSHPRTAESPLVNSLFKEPVHHILEKIRHEPYFRPPNKMSGDASTRNQNLHCHYHQDKGHTTEKYRTLRDHLNQLIRAGKINHLLAKPDGNQEQLDTRKYWGQAPQPSLGTINVILTQPRGDFGKPSRVMTVQNKCGSEDGEENHHTNKRMRSSVTPILGFSDKDKEGTFQPHDDALVVTVRIGGYDVKRVLVDDGSGAEIMYPDLFNGLKLKEENLEKYNHPLVGFDGNQVIPRGMIRLPVQVEGSEVQVNFIVVMAYSPYTAILARPWLHAMEAVSSTLHVMVKYPIRGSVGVLHGSQTVARQCLTSATIRTGRGSLEGEVPETS; encoded by the coding sequence atgaaagggTATCTGGAGAGGAAGGATCTTCGGGGAGGGGGGTTTCAGGGTATTCGGCCCAAACAAGACTTTACAAGCCATCCGAGGACCGCCGAGTCTCCTCTAGTTAACTCACTATTTAAGGAACCCGTGCATCACATACTGGAGAAAATTCGGCATGAGCCATATTTTAGGCCACCAaacaaaatgagtggagatgcatccaCGAGAAACCAAAACCTCCACTGCCATTACCACCAAGATAAGGGACACACCACGGAGAAGTACCGGACACTGCGCGACCATTTGAATCAATTGATTAGGGCCGGGAAGATCAATCACTTATTGGCAAAGCCGGATGGGAATCAGGAACAACTAGATACTCGGAAATATTGGGGCCAGGCCCCTCAACCATCTCTAGGTACTATTAACGTCATCTTGACCCAGCCGAGAGGAGACTTTGGGAAACCTTCTCGGGTCATGACCGTACAAAACAAGTGTGGGAGTGAGGACGGGGAAGAGAATCATCACACAAACAAAAGAATGAGATCCTCGGTGACGcctattttgggtttttctgatAAGGATAAAGAGGGAACGTTTCAACCCCACGATGATGCCTTGGTCGTCACAGTTCGTATCGGGGGATATGATGTGAAAcgagtcttggtggatgatggaagtggtgccgAGATTATGTATCCGGACCTATTCAATGGATTAAAGTTGAAAGAGGAGAACTTGGAAAAATACAACCATCCGTTGGTCGGTTTTGATGGAAACCAGGTGATCCCACGAGGAATGATTAGGCTGCCCGTGCAGGTGGAGGGTTCCGAAGTACAGGTGaacttcatagttgttatggcatattctccatacacggccattcTGGCTAGACCGTGGTTGCATGCAATGGAGGCAGTTTCATCTACCTTACATGTGATGGTGAAGTACCCTATACGAGGAAGCGTGGGAGTGTTACATGGCAGTCAaacggtggccaggcaatgtcTAACGTCTGCCACTATTCGTACAGGCCGAGGTTCGTTGGAAGGAGAAGTTCCTGAgacatcatag
- the LOC142616082 gene encoding uncharacterized protein LOC142616082: MVTRMFDAQLGRNMEAYIDDMVIKSKKTEDHLTDLQETFSVLRKYKLRLNASKCSFGVGSGKFLGYMITHRGIEVNPDQIKAVLGLHPPQNPKEVQKLAGMIAALNRFISRSADRCRPFYRLLHRWKDFQWSNECNLAFEDLKQYLSRPPVLSTPEKEEVLYAYLAVTNHSVSLVLIQNDDGVQKPIYYISKSLQEVEQRYLLLEKALLAVYMPRTAIKGQILADFVAEFTEGQANHEDAVMTIMSIRMESVTPWEVYTDGASNRKGAGVGVVLISPEKLVIEKSLRLGFPATNNEAEYEALLVGSQMVRHLGGKAVRIFCDSRLVVGQVNGVFEAKDERMRSYLKRVQGVLGLFDSFKVQQVPRGHNSHADSLAMLATSLGSKLPRMVMVEDLLSSSLTSVSEIRVHSVHVGPSWMDPIIAFLQHGILPGDGTMADKVRRGAPRYWLSEEQKLYRRSYAGPYLFCVHPEAVEPLLEELHEGLKKRLDDAKGGWVEELPHVLWAYRTTPRRSTGETPFSVTYGMEAIIPLESGFPTLKSDQYDEASNHGRIYDCLNTIEERREIASVKMGNYQ; encoded by the exons atggtgactagaatgtttgatgcGCAATTGGGGCGTAATATGGAAGCTTACATCGATGACATGGTAATCAAAAGTAAGAAGACAGAAGACCATTTGACAGATTTACAGGAGACCTTctcggtgttaagaaagtataaaTTACGCTTGAATGCATCGAAATGTTCCTTCGGGGTAGGCTCGGGAAAGTTTttaggatatatgattactcatcggggaattgaagttaatcctgatcAAATTAAGGCTGTCCTAGGTTTGCATCCTCCTCAGAACCCGAAAGAAGTGCAGAAGTTAGCTGGTATGATTGCAGCCTTGAACAGGTTCATTTCACGGTCTGCAGACAGGTGCCGCCCATTTTATCGCCTTTTGCACAGGTGGAAAGATTTCCAGTGGTCTAATGAATGCAACTTggcttttgaggatttaaagCAATACCTATCTAGACCACCGGTATTATCGACGCCCGAGAAGGAAGAAGTGTTATATGCTTATCTAGCCGTCACAAATCACTCCGTAAGTCTTGTCTTGATACAGAATGATGATGGGGTTCAGAAACCAATATATTATATCAGCAAGTCTTTGCAAGAAGTAGAACAGCGATATCTACTgctggaaaaagcgcttctagccgtg tatatgccccggACAGCTATCAAAGGGCAAATCCTTGCCGACTTCGTGGCCGAGTTCACGGAAGGTCAGGCTAACCACGAAGATGCCGTGATGACAATAATGTCCATTAGGATGGAAAGTGTTACTCCTTGGGAAGTCTACACGGATGGGGCGTCAAATCGAAAAGGAGCCGGAGTTGGAGTCGTGTTGATATCTCCCGAGAAACTAGTCATTGAAAAGTCATTAAGGTTGGGATTCccagccactaataatgaggccgagtacgaggctctcCTAGTGGGCTCTCAGATGGTTAGACATTTGGGAGGAAAGGCAGTGAGGATATTCTGTGATTCCCGATTGGTGGTGGGGCAAGTTAATGGAGTGTTTGAAGCAAAAGATGAACGGATGAGAAGCTATCTTAAACGAGTCCAAGGagtgttgggtttgtttgacaGTTTCAAAGTACAACAGGTCCCAAGGGGACATAACTCTCATGCTGATTCGTTAGCGATGTTAGCCACTTCACTGGGTTCGAAGTTACCGCGTATGGTTATGGTGGAGGATTTATTGTCCTCTAGCTTGACCAGCGTCTCGGAAATACGGGTTCACAGCGTTCATGTAGGCCCaagctggatggacccaattATAGCTTTCTTGCAGCACGGAATACTACCTGGAGATGGAACAATGGCCGATAAGGTACGAAGAGGTGCTCCCCGTTACTGGCTATCAGAGGAGCAAAAACTCTATAGGCGTTCCTATGCAGGGCCGTACCTCTTTTGCGTACATCCTGAAGCTGTAGAACCTTtgctggaagaattgcatgaag GTTTGAAGAAACGACTGGATGACGCTAAAGGAGGCTGGGTAGAGGAATTACCTCATGTATTATGGGCTTATCGCACTACACCCCGAAGATCGACAGGCGAGACTCCTTTTTCAGTGACGTATGGAATGGAAGCTATAATACCATTAGAGTcgggttttcccaccctgaagtccGACCAGTATGACGAAGCGAGCAATCACGGTAGGATATATGATTGTTTGAATACAATTGAGGAAAGGAGAGAAATAGCCAGTGTAAAGATGGGCAACTATCAGTAG